TTCTGACACCATCTCTGGTTTCAGAGTAGAGTATGAGCTCATTGAGCAGGGACAGGGACATGGGGAACCCATCGTTTTAGGTAAGTTCAGAAAAGCTTTATTCGCAGCTTGGTTTTGTGTCGAGTTGATGTCAGCAATTCTATACattccaatgttttttttctcctttttagaTTTGCCTCGTACAGCTACCTCAGTAAACATTAATGAGCTTCTGCCTGGAAGGAAATACACAGTAAATGTCTATGAGGTTACAGATGGAGAAGGGGACAACCTCATTCTCACTACTTCACAAACAACAGGTGAGTAGACTCACAAACTCACTTGTttgtatttcatatttattagtCCCTATCAggcagttcttttgtttttttattttcaaggctcAAAAATATTGTGACTAAACTGAAATCTGAGATTTTGAGAAACTCCAAGTGACCTGCTAGCTTTAGAccgaaacatttgttttattctcactTACATTTGTTTCAACAGCACCTGATGCTCCCAAGGAGCACGAAGTGGAGGAGGTGGGTGATACCTCCATTGTGATCAGCTGGGACAAACCACTGGCTCCCATCACTGGTACGTTAGTCACATCTGAGGTTTATTACAAttctgctggggttttttttgttttgttctttgtgtgtgtacaCTTCATATTTTACCTCTCTGTGCAGGATACCGCGTTGTCTATGCGCCCTCAGAAGAGGGTGAAAGCATGGAGCTGACTCTCCCCGATACAGCGACTTCTGTGACTCTGAGCGACCTTCTGCCGGGGAAGTCTTATAACATTAGCATTTACGCTGTTGAGGAAAACCTGGAAAGCAAACCAATCTTTGTACAAGTCAACACCACTGGAGATCCCCTACCAGGTACATGACCATCATATGCTACCAAAGGCAACATTATCATTAAACAGAGTGATTTAAATTTCTAAACCTGCATACGTACAAGTGAGATTTCTATGCACTTGTCGAGCAGatcaaagacaagaaaaacaattaaaccaaTTATTGAATTCCTTTCAAAATACTTATTTGAATTTCTCCTTCATTTAAGTTCAgagtttttcttcatgtttttagtAAAATTCTTCTACAAACCACAGAATACCTGCAAATGGTTACTGACTGAAATTTACAGAAGCTGTCAAAAATGTAGAGATGAAGACActttaagaaatgtttaaaactaagaaactgtaaatataatttattgcTCCAGTCATTCGGGAACCTTTTTAAACCAGTCTGCAAGTCAActttcatgatttatttatttattattttgcaaagTTTCCAGTGTAgtactaaaaaaataagaagaatttTCCAATGGAAAGGAAAGTCACTGAGTTCACAGCTGTTCTGCTCTTATTCTTCCCAACTGGAGTTGTGTAAAACTTCAGGCTGCCAAGTTGAACATTTGTTTGGGCCAGATGCTTGAGAGGTTTGTGAATGCTCACTTGTACAGTTTTGAAGATGGATTGAAGATGTATGACCTAGTTAAGAGAGTGTGATCTCATCTTTGGACAGACAAATGAACTCCTTCCACTGTGGCTGATGCACAAATTTCTCAATTGATGCTAAAGGTTCATCCAAAACGTCTAATAACACAAATGAACTCAGGGAAACACACCATCTGCAGCTTATTGGATGAACTGTTACAAATTAGCAGACATGAAGTTAGGCATGAAATTACAAATTGAAATTGGTCCATTTTTTCTCAGGTGTTTTATTCaggtctttttctttcttatttccCTTAAAAGTCAGatacttctgttttttaatttgctcaTTGTGGAGCAGCTCATCTTTCCTCCTGTTTGGTCATTGAAAGGAGATTGTTAGTTCAGCAATAAGGTCCATTCAGTATGTGACAAGGTGCAATCATACAGCATTATCTGTGAATTAATGTGGTTATACACTCATGATCTTGTTTATATGTGAACCAACAATTTACaacataaaagcaaataaacaacaaccatccatccatttattttctcccaCTTATTCATGGTCaggttgcagaggcaacaggtttaggagggaagcccagacatctttTTATCCACTGACactcttcacctcctcctgggggatcagAAGGTGATCTCAGGCCAGAAAGGAAACATAATCCTTTCAGCAAGTTCTTTCCCTGAGTCTCTTCCCAGTGAGAGGTGCCTGTAAAACCTTCAGATGGTGTCATTCAGGAGGCTTCtcaatcagatgcccaaactaCCTCAACTAGGTCCTTTCAGTGCAAAGTAGAAGTGGCTCAGTGGACTCATTACTGTGGAGGAGGCCACAGTCGGTTgatccatctcccactccatcctaccatcacttgtaAATAGGATTTCCAAATACTCAAACTTGTCTGCTTGGGACAGAGACTCACCTCTGACCCAGAGGAAGTATTCCACTTTCCACCACTAAATTGACCACAATCCATCactcctaaataaataaattaattaatttaattttgccTAAGTGgagcacagttttattttttattaacatgaCTAAATGTTGTTGGAGTTCTGGTATCCCAGTGCGGATTACCTGTAAAAACAGTGAGAAAATTTTAGaccatatttgtttttgtttctttccacagaCATAGAAGTGACCTCCCCTACCGACCTGCAGTTCTTTGAAGTGTCTGACAAGAAAATAGTTCTGACCTGGTCCAACCCAGCCGGAGGCATCTCAGGTTATCGGGTCACAGTGGTTCCTGTTGATGAGTCTGCTTCTCCGCAGAGTGAGATGACTCTGCCCGTCGGTCAGAACTCATACATTGAAGTGACACACCTACAGCCTGGCACGCTCTACCGCTTTAGTGTATACAGCATTCACAATGGAAAAGAAAGTTTGCCTCTTATTGGCGAGCAAACTACAAGTGAGTATGATAAACAGCCTCATGTAGAAACTGCTTTCAGATTGGGAAGATTCTTTGTATGTTCTTGGAAGAACTGATCATCGGGAACAATTTAAAGTGGTGCACAGTGTTTTAAGAATTTTAAGTGTCTCAACCTTCACAAGGCACCGTATGTCATTTAGCAATGAACAGACACAACTTGTACATagcaaaaagtataaaatgttcttcaacctggtcatttttaatcacactgtttTGAATctaacatgttttctgtttgtttttagagccAGATGCCCCTACAGACCTCTATTTTGCCAACGTTACTGACAACAGTGCAGTAGTGTTGTGGTTTGCACCCCGTGCCAAAATTACCGGCTATCGTCTCTTCCTGAATGTAGAAGGCTCAAACCCCAAACAGCTGCTCCTGCCTGCACACTTCACCCAGTACCCCATCCTGAACTTGAAGCCCGATACAGATTATACAGTCACGTTGCACTCACAGCAAGACAATACACTGAGCGAAGGAGAGACTGCTGTGTTCTCCACAAGTGAGTGTCTAAACATCAGCGAAAGCCTAGAAACCGGTGCTGCTCAGCTTTGGATTGATTTCAAATCAGATAGCAAGTGAATTAAAAGACATTCTATCATTTGTAATACTTTAAATggttgttaaatgaataaagatgTGACTGTATGCGTGTGAAAGACCTTATTCCATTCAGTCTAGGTCTTAATATGTTTTCCTGTATGCTAGTCAATCAAATTTCATAGGAATATAAttcacttctgcttttttttagacCCACCAATGAATAACGCTCCTCAGTTCAACACCGATGTGACTGATACCTCCATAATAATCTCATGGATTCCGGTTCCCTACATTGGATACAAGGTGTGTTCAGTGCTGGTGCATGCAGAGTCACATCTTTGATTgtctataaatatttattttaaacattttttgatttctgtttcCCAAAAGGAGCTACTGAATTTTGTGATTGTCTTTAAATTTTCTTCCATTCTGTATGAAAAGCACCTTCTAGTAATTAGTTGTTCAGtgaattttctttaaagctgcCCAGCAGGAGATCTCAATACCTCAGAGATGCATCTGACTGCTCAGAACATGTCACACTAGAGATGAGAATCTTCATTTGGCTTCAGTGTTCTTGGGAAAGCACAGACCTCTGACCTGTACCTCCCGTACTCGCAACCTATGACTCTTTCCCCTCCTAActctgtgtgcatttgtctcTCAGCTGACAGTCCAGCCCAGTTTGGGTGGGGAGGCCCCTAGAGATGTCGTCTCTGAATCTGGAAGCATTTACATATCTGGTCTGACTCCAGGAGTAGAGTACACCTACAGCGTCCAGCCAGTTTTTAATGGTCAAGAACAAGGAACCCCAATCACTCGACATGTGGTCACACGTATGTAAAGAATAAAACCAGTGACATGTGCCTTATTgttttcatattatttttatttatttatttattttcttgcttttccCCCTACTACATTTGTTTTCAACTCCAGCTCTGTCTCCTCCTACCGATTTGAACTTGGAGTCCAACCCAAGCACTGGTGAGCTTGTAGTTCACTGGAATGGAGCCGGTACACCAGGTACACATTAGAAACTATGTGCATGAAAATCAAATGATAAATCCCATCAAACATGAGAAAAATCTAACAACTATAAATGTTTCTTCTCTTGAAGACATCACAGGTTACAAAGTGACATGCACTCCCACCAATGGGCAACAAGGAAACAGCTTGGAAGAGTTCGTAGATGCTGGGCAGAATTCCTGCACCCTGGAAAACCTCAGTCCAGGTGTAGAGTACAATGTCAGTGTTGTCACAGTGAAGGATGCCATGGAAAGCACTCCTGTTTCAACTGTCATCACCCCAGGTGGGTTTTAGAAGTTAATAAAAAGGTTTGATGTTTTATGTATTagcctcctttttattttaaattaacatgtCCACTTTACCAACTAACACATACagtattcattatttttaaagataatgtttctgttttgtcactacCAGCTGGTAAGTTATTTTGCACCACAGATCCTTGTCTTCATCTGTGTACAATAAGATCAATGAATAACCTAAATGGATATTCATATAAATGAGGAGAAACCAGCTTGCATTAGATCTTCCATCAGTTTGATATGCTGCATATGTCAAAAGCTGGAAGTAGACAGTTTCTATAACTCGGCTTAACATCTCCTTCATGGGCTGtctctcttttattttcccttctgtccaaactttttgctctttgttttcctttgtgtgttgtttgtttctgcacttTTTCCCTCCAAAATCGTCCTCCCACCCATGCAGAAGTGCCACGGCTGACTGACCTCAGCTTTGGGAACGTGACTGACACAAGTATCAGTCTCAGCTGGTCACCGCTCAGCACTACAGCTGTCACCGGCTACAAGATCACAGTGGCTGCTTCTGGCGAGAGCATCCCCATTTTTGAAGACATGGTTAACCCGACCACCGGTCATTACACGGTCCACGGACTGGAACCAGGCATCGACTATGACATCAGTCTGACTGCCGTCACAGAGAGCGGCGAGAGTGAACCCACCACGTTCACTCAACAAACCTGTAAGATTTTTGtatctaacagaaaaaaaagatttatgttgtattttgaGGTGACTGTGGGTGAATTTCAAATAACTATATAATTTAGTGCTTTTTAACCTCATAAAACAGCTCTTCAAAAAATTGCAGATGAAATTGTATTGCATGCTTTGCTGTTGGTTTAATAGACCTGTATGTCTTTGTGTACAGGTGGACCAtctagttttaattaaaacgtTTTCATCACTACTTGTTCTTTACAAGTAAATTTCAGGCACATAAAATAGACTACTGTCTTTATAAGGGATGAAAATGTCATTGTTTCAATCTTTTAATTTTGGTCTTTATTTCTCAtgactttaatctttttttaggCATGAACAAATTTTagtatctgtgtttgtttttttgatgctTTCTGATCCAACTTTTTTCCCTAATAGCTGTACCAGCCCCCACTAATTTGAACTTCAGCAATATTGGACCTGACAATATGGAGGTCAGATGGGTTCTCCCTCACATCCCAGACAACCGTGACATTAACAGCTTCCTCATTAGGTAAGAGAAGAAGCATAATGTTGAGCTGTAAGGACATTTCACTATTGTCTCATGAAGTTATTTCGAAAGCCTGATGATGTTTAATTACACTTACATATTGCTGTTCTCTGTATAATTCAGGTATCAGCCCACTGACAATGATGATGAACTTGTAGAAACCAGTGTGGGAGGCAGGACTAACAGCGTGGTGCTAAAGAGTAAGATGCTGCAATCATCAATAATTGAGCATCATGCAGACACTAAaatttacatttgtattttggTTCTCTTTGCCGTTTTCAGATTTGCTGCCTAACACAGAGTACCTGGTGAGCGTGGTGTGTGTATATGAACAGAGAGAGAGCTCGCCTATTGTTGGCATCATGAAAACGGGTGGGTTGAGATTATATAGAATGAATTTATAGtgtcttaaaacaaatgaaggacTGTGgattttttccttgttttgtcttcagctTTGGATTCACCAGTTGGCCTTCATTTCTCTGAAATTGTAACCAACTCCTTCACCGTGCACTGGCTACCTCCGCAGAGCAAAATTAGCGGTTACCGCATTCGTTATCAGATGGTTAGTGGAGGGAGGACCAAGGATGAGAGACTGCCCCCCTCAAGGAACCACTTCACTATGACAGGCCTCACTCCAGACACAGAATACTTGGTCAACATTTATGCAGTGAGCGGGACACAGGAGAGCCTGCCACTCAGCGGGACACAGAAAACAAGTATGGAAAAACAGCTGATACCTGAGACATGTTATTTTGGTGTCACTGAAATGGTTTTTGTGTCTTCATTTTTGTCTGGGACTCTTCACCTcccttttttccagtttctgatGCTCCTACTGACCTGGAAGTGCTTGAGTCAACCCCCACAAGTATCACTGTTCGTTGGGCTCCTCCTCCGGTCACCGTTCGCTACTATAGGATCACTCATGGAGAGTCAGGTGACTCTTTTGCACTTacaaattgactttttttatttttttcattgctaaaagataaaaatatgttaatgtATTTGGTATCCAAGAataagtatatttaaaaaaataaataaaaaagaaagattgatCATTATGATCTCTTCTTTACTCAGGAAGTCACAGCATTCCTAAGGAGTTCACTGTACCCGGCTCCCAGTCAACTGCTACTATCAGTAATTTGAACCCTGGCACTGACTACACCATCACTGTCTTTGCTGTGACTGGCCGAGGAGACAGCCCTGCGTCCAGCATTCCCATCTACGTCATGCATAAGACAGGTACATGCATGCATACATTTGCATGCACACTTTTTTTAATGGTTagcaacattaaaatgtttttgtaattggCTTTGGGTTTGACTCTTTATCTCTACTTCCTCTTTTCCCAGGTGTGGACTCTCCTGCTGAAATGGAAGTGACAAATGTGAATGACAACAGCGCCACAGTGAGATGGAGCCCGGCTCATGGTCCGATCAAAGGTTACCGGGTGACTGGGGTCCCCATAAGTGGACAGGGACAATCTTTCTCTGAAACGGTGGATTCAGGTATAGTGTTCAGGTTAATTTAATGTAGGCATTTTCCTAATGTGTGTAAGCTTGATTTCTTCTGaacattagatttattttacactttttcttttcattctctTATCCAGACCAGACAGAGTTTACCTTTTCAGGCCTGATGCCTACCACAGAATACATTTTTAGTGTGTCCACTCTTGGACAAGAAGGAGAGAGCTCGCCACTGTTGGTAAATGCTGTGACAAGTAAGAGTTTCActtttcttcagaaacatttagGAAATGTTCTTTAACTTGCTTAAACggaaacacaacaaatcaaacatgttACCTTTTTAGACGTTGACCATCCAAAGGACCTTTCCTTCTCTGACATTGACTCCACCTCCCTGCGAATCACATGGGACAGTCCTGAGGGAACAGTAACATCTTACCGGATCTTTTATGCAAGTTCGGAGGAGGGCGAGCAAGAGCTGCCTGTTCTTCTGAGAGGAGACGCTGAGTCGGCTGTTATTGATGGACTCCGGCCTGGAACTGAATACTTTGTTAAAGTCATTGCCATGCACGATGGCACAGCCAGCACACCACTGACTGGGACACAAGTTACAGGTAGTTAAGGTTTTACACCTGGGTTACTTGGTATGAAACCTGTGTTGCTTAACGCTTCTCTGTACCTGATAAATGCCTTTCACATGTCAAAGACCAGAAAATATACCAATTAtcttatttattgtctttttatttcctccagcTATCTCTCCTCCCTCTAAGCTTCAATTCACCCAAGTTGGTCCCACATCTTTCGTCATGCACTGGGTGGCACCAGGTCAGGGAAATCAAATAACCAGCCCCACAAGCTTCACTGGGTACCGTGTGGTGGTGAACCCGAAGAACAAGAGTGGACCGACCAAAGAAATCAACCTGGGCCCAGATGCCACTCAGGCACACATCTCTGGACTCATGGTGAATATGAATGAAATCCACTTGAATTCTAAACTTCTCAGTGTTTTCTCACTGCTTACCTTCTTGTATCTCCATCAGATTGCAACAACTTATGAAGTCTATGTTTACACCTTGAAGAATTCTCTGACCAGCAGACCAATCCAAGGAGAGGTCATGACTTCGGAGAGTAAGTCTTTAATTCATAAACTTTGATGCATAGTTTTAGTAAAACTTCTTTCCtacttatgtttttttttctgttgctcacATGAAGATATCAGCCCTCCTCGGCGTGTACGGATCTTTGACCTTAATGATTCCTCCATCATTCTAACTTGGCGATCAAAGAGTGACGCCATCTCGGGGTTCCTGATTGAAGCCACACCCACCTCCTCGTCTCCAAGCTACATACCCATTCAAAGAACAGTCCTCCCAGACTCGCGCTCATATTCTTTAACCGGTAAAGAACTATTAAAAGtctaataaattaaactgagacCAGcagatgaaaaatgtaaaacaaattctTGTAACTCGTCACCACCTGTTTGTAGTAGTTCAGTGCTTAAAGACTCATACAAACACATCAACTTTTCTGTGTCTACACCTAAGGTCTGGAGCCTGGCACCACTTACAAGATCAATATCTATACAATGAAAGGCAGTGGACGCAGCATCCCGTTCACACTCACTGCCACCACAGGTAAACCCTACGCTTGTTACAGCAGTGCTGTCTCTTACTCGTACATTAACCTGGGATGGTACACATTTGAGTCTCATGTGTAAGGTCTTATAATGTATAACATGTGGCATTAAGGATAGATTTAATCAATGTTTAGCAAATTTACTtttgaattagatttttttttatcctcaagtaaaaaaatattgttgctttaaaatcaattatCAATAATAATTAGTAAATTAAATTGAACTGATTAAGAAATAGTGATTGAAGATGATAAATATAAAAGAGTAATGCAATAGGAAGGAATTATCTTTGAAGATCTTTAACatagaataataaaatatatgctttatttttcttcatagtAAAATCAAGCATGTAAATAATGATGAAACGTCACAGTTGGGTAAATAGATGCTTTGTTCTGAGGAACATGTCACAGATTAAACCATCTGTTGTTACCATGTATCTCATCCCCTTCTTTACTCCTACCACTCTGTCTGCAGTCTTTGCTCCCTGTGTAGATAGATTGAAAGCTGAGTAGAGAAAAGTCCAAGTCTGGATTGAGTCTCAACTCAGATTAGCTGGttgtcaaacaataaaaatatttgttttgtggttaTGAAGATTTTTCATCTTACATATACAAAaagttttaggaaacaaaaaatgcaatatGGCTCAGTATGTATTAAAAGTAGTCAATGTATTTCAGTATTGCATAGTTGAACCAGAATAATGTGATATATCTGCTGTTTATCTTATCAAGTTCTTCTAAATAACATGCATTCGGTTTATTTGGCTGAGTAAtgatttgcttgtttttcttccagctcAACCACTGGTCATCCCACCCACCAATATCCGCTTCACCTCCCTGAATCCTAACAGCATCTCATTTATGTGGGAGCCTTCCCTCAGTCCAAGGATCACTGGTTATTACGTCACCTATGAGGAGGCTGGAGGTTTGCCTCGAGAAGTCAGTCCTCGGCCCCACGCAGGCCAGAGCTACGCCACCATCAGTGGTGAGGGTTCATGAGCAAAATTGTGCGTAATCGTTCATTTTACTAAATGAGATAAACGTTTTTaactttgttgttgtgtgtcttttgtttgattttaggGCTGAAACCTGGAACAGAGTATGTCATTAAGATTGTAGCGCTGCAGAATGCTTTGAGAAGCACACCTCTCATAGGCAAAGCCAGAACTCGTAAGTGCAACCAGTTTTTACTTAAATGAGGTTTGTTAAGTActggttcattttaaaatgtgtgttacATTATCAAACGTTAAAATCAAATACATTTATAATGTTGGGAAATAAACCCAGTTGCACCAGTTAGGTGAAGTCATCTTGTTTGTAAGCTTGAGAATTGTTTTTGCAGTTGTCTGATGTTTGGTTATCATGTTTATTGTAATGTATGAACTTTAACCACGAACAAAGTAGAGCatgtaataaataatgttacatttttagctATATTTTATACCAGTTCtgtgctgccctctagtggctgtttttaaacactgctgAAAAAGTCCTAAGACAGCGTGCAGCTCTtcctttgtcattttctgtcatttatgcggtaaaaacacacaaaaacaaatataaacaaaactctCTGTAATAACTTATTCCTATCAACATGGTAGATCAtagattattttatcttttttattaactGAGTTTTGAATTCAAGacagagaaatgtttaaaattacggcttatttattttattatgacataattatttttaattttttttgtaaaggaaAACATAATCCTAGAGTAAATTGATACTGTAGTTAAAAACAACCAGACATCGGTCTATGTCTGGCTTTGTCAGATGCACTTTTGCCCTTTAAAGTCATCACATGATCTATGGGGGGAGCACAGTGGGAACCATCttgtgtttttaccttttctctAATTCTATTCAGATATGCTCAGCATTAAACACTTTTAATAAGCAGAATCTCTCTTCATCAGAACCAGACTACTCATCTATTCACCAGCTGTTGGTACCTGAGCTGCCTCAACTTCCTGTTCCTCATCGACCCAGCACCGACATCCTGGATGTTCCAGAGTCCTTCGACGTAAAGATGTGAGCAACTGAGTCAGCATGTAAAAAATTATTCAATCAACTCATCACCTTTTTAGTTGAAAACAGTACTGTTTTATCTTATCTGCTTCTTAgcagtttatttatcttttaacatATCCAtctcccttcttcttcttttttgcatgCCCAGTTTTGACTCCAACCATGTCCACCTGGCTGGTACAGGTGGCCAGAACCAACCGGACCAGCATGGTCAGCACATCTATACAGAGTATCAGAACTTGGGCCCCAACAATGGACTGCACGGCCCCTTCAGCGGACCCAAAGAAGGCCAGAGACCCACTCTCAGAGAGCCTCTGGTTTATATTCCTGTCGCAGGCCCTGATGGAAACAGAGTACCCCTGGTCAAGGTGCGTGAAGCTGAATTGACTTCTGTAAGCCTAATTTAGAAGGCATATTGAATTGTTTCTAATCATTGATATGGAATTATTTGTAATTTACAGTGCAATGAAtacattgttaaaaatgttcaaataagtGATAAAattcttgcttttgttttgatcctGCAGGTGAGTGACAGCCTACTGCCAGGTCTTGCTTTTGGTTTCCCTGACAACGAAACAGAGTTGCCCCAGGAAGCAAAGACGGTCACGACCATTTCCTGGCAACCCATCCCTGAAACTACTGAATATGAAGTGTCCTGTAACCCCATTACACATCTGGAGGAGAAAGGCTTCCAGGTATTCACCCAAATCTTTATCATGTCCTCGTGTCAAACACTGAAGAAGAATCCtgatttcattattttcttattcTCCTCACAGATGCGTCTTCCCGGTACCTCCAACAGTGCCACTTTAATCGGACTCACATCAGGAGCATCGTATAATGTTGTTGTGGAGGCGATGAAGGATGGGGCTAAAGAAACAGTCTTAGAGGATGTCGTTACAGTTGGCAATGCAGGTACAGTGCTTCTCATTGCCATTATCATTGAAAACTGACAACtccaaaaactcaaaaacctTTCTTCGCTTAGTTCCAGGCGACCTTCCTGTTACCACCAACCGGGATGTGTGCTACGACACGTTCACACACACGTACCACGAGGTGGGCTCAGAGTGGGAGCGCATGTCTGAGACGGGCTTCAAGCTGTGGTGCAGCTGCCTGGGGCTCAGCAGCGGACATTTTAGGTGTGATTCATCCAGTGAGTGGCTTATTAACACAAGTCTTTGCAAAACAGTCGGCAGCACACCATAGAATTACAAAAGCCCCAATAATTCTATGTGACTTAGCCAAAAGGAATTTACAAGAAGGATTTTCAGTGATACTGGAAATCAGTGGTAGTCATAAACAAGCTAGTTAAACATGTTATAAATTCCTTTGCTATAGTTCAATAGCAGTAGAAGCATTCAGTGAATGTTCTGTGTGCTCCTGCTTTGAATAATCAAATACCAGCATGGGCAGCCGTGGCCGTGACTGGATCATTTACTGCAAtgtaatttttatgtttgtcataAAAGTTTTAGATACAGTTTAACTATTGTTTTTAGTTGCATTTGAGTCTGTCTGCTGGCTGCCCACGATGatgtctttctctctgtcttgaGTTGTGAAAACTTCACAGGAAACTCTTAAGCTTTATTCTCAGTGATTTGTATTATCCTTAATTGTTCAGAGCTAATCTGACGATACCAGGAACTGAGA
This genomic stretch from Kryptolebias marmoratus isolate JLee-2015 linkage group LG6, ASM164957v2, whole genome shotgun sequence harbors:
- the fn1a gene encoding fibronectin 1a, translating into MSGHSTTIAGVLVALWIGSAVNCVPHGTHRNRRQAQQYHASSVSQDGCMENGRFYNINDQWERPFWGKTLICTCHGVAGIKCKSKPDEEEKCYDELSLKSYSVGETFESFRDGMTWDCTCLGSGRSKISCTIANRCHDGGVSHKIGDTWRRPNEAGGAMLECVCLGNGKGEWTCKPIAESCYDNSVGVSYNVGETWERKYEEWMMVECTCRGEGTGSIKCTSKNYCNDKDTLTAYRIGDTWSKTDAQGRLLQCLCVGNGRGQWTCEQKSSLHTTSLGTGSHVLTNIQPAVYHPVTAPEFPLESTCKTDTGLTYFNGQRWIKKQGNKKMACTCLGNGVSCDQWDGPAPVYGGTSGGLPCVFPFVHKGKTYHSCTSDGRSDGRLWCSTSSDFDKDQKYSFCTEKNAVVVTRGGNSNGALCQFPFLYNGRNYTDCTADGRRDSMKWCGTTTNYDVEQLYGFCPMSANEEVCTTNEGVMYHIGDQWDKRHDVLGQMMRCTCVGNGRGEWNCVAHSQIQEHCVVDGATYGVNQTFTKKHNLGHIMNCTCFGQGRGYWSCDPIDQCEEPQTKVIYQIGESWEKVIHGVPYKCFCYGNGVGEHTCEPQRSYSGGYHPVQVVITEGGSQQNTHPVQWNSPSSTHITQYILKWRVKDTLNPWMEVIIPGHLNSYTISGLRPGITYEGQLISVLRFGRKEIAHFDFTTTYGSLATSQGETTTVPPMVDISESVTEITANSFVISWVSASDTISGFRVEYELIEQGQGHGEPIVLDLPRTATSVNINELLPGRKYTVNVYEVTDGEGDNLILTTSQTTAPDAPKEHEVEEVGDTSIVISWDKPLAPITGYRVVYAPSEEGESMELTLPDTATSVTLSDLLPGKSYNISIYAVEENLESKPIFVQVNTTGDPLPDIEVTSPTDLQFFEVSDKKIVLTWSNPAGGISGYRVTVVPVDESASPQSEMTLPVGQNSYIEVTHLQPGTLYRFSVYSIHNGKESLPLIGEQTTKPDAPTDLYFANVTDNSAVVLWFAPRAKITGYRLFLNVEGSNPKQLLLPAHFTQYPILNLKPDTDYTVTLHSQQDNTLSEGETAVFSTNPPMNNAPQFNTDVTDTSIIISWIPVPYIGYKLTVQPSLGGEAPRDVVSESGSIYISGLTPGVEYTYSVQPVFNGQEQGTPITRHVVTPLSPPTDLNLESNPSTGELVVHWNGAGTPDITGYKVTCTPTNGQQGNSLEEFVDAGQNSCTLENLSPGVEYNVSVVTVKDAMESTPVSTVITPEVPRLTDLSFGNVTDTSISLSWSPLSTTAVTGYKITVAASGESIPIFEDMVNPTTGHYTVHGLEPGIDYDISLTAVTESGESEPTTFTQQTSVPAPTNLNFSNIGPDNMEVRWVLPHIPDNRDINSFLIRYQPTDNDDELVETSVGGRTNSVVLKNLLPNTEYLVSVVCVYEQRESSPIVGIMKTALDSPVGLHFSEIVTNSFTVHWLPPQSKISGYRIRYQMVSGGRTKDERLPPSRNHFTMTGLTPDTEYLVNIYAVSGTQESLPLSGTQKTISDAPTDLEVLESTPTSITVRWAPPPVTVRYYRITHGESGSHSIPKEFTVPGSQSTATISNLNPGTDYTITVFAVTGRGDSPASSIPIYVMHKTGVDSPAEMEVTNVNDNSATVRWSPAHGPIKGYRVTGVPISGQGQSFSETVDSDQTEFTFSGLMPTTEYIFSVSTLGQEGESSPLLVNAVTNVDHPKDLSFSDIDSTSLRITWDSPEGTVTSYRIFYASSEEGEQELPVLLRGDAESAVIDGLRPGTEYFVKVIAMHDGTASTPLTGTQVTAISPPSKLQFTQVGPTSFVMHWVAPGQGNQITSPTSFTGYRVVVNPKNKSGPTKEINLGPDATQAHISGLMIATTYEVYVYTLKNSLTSRPIQGEVMTSENISPPRRVRIFDLNDSSIILTWRSKSDAISGFLIEATPTSSSPSYIPIQRTVLPDSRSYSLTGLEPGTTYKINIYTMKGSGRSIPFTLTATTAQPLVIPPTNIRFTSLNPNSISFMWEPSLSPRITGYYVTYEEAGGLPREVSPRPHAGQSYATISGLKPGTEYVIKIVALQNALRSTPLIGKARTQPDYSSIHQLLVPELPQLPVPHRPSTDILDVPESFDVKIFDSNHVHLAGTGGQNQPDQHGQHIYTEYQNLGPNNGLHGPFSGPKEGQRPTLREPLVYIPVAGPDGNRVPLVKVSDSLLPGLAFGFPDNETELPQEAKTVTTISWQPIPETTEYEVSCNPITHLEEKGFQMRLPGTSNSATLIGLTSGASYNVVVEAMKDGAKETVLEDVVTVGNAVPGDLPVTTNRDVCYDTFTHTYHEVGSEWERMSETGFKLWCSCLGLSSGHFRCDSSKWCHDNGNNYRIGEKWDRRAENGHMMSCTCLGNGKGEFKCEPHESTCYDDGKMYQVGNQWQKDYMGAICTCTCYGGQQGWRCENCRRPGGQANVEADVLHPVSSDIFDRYRENALRKLNIQCPIECLSPELLADARSPSELEKK